In the Dyella humicola genome, TTTGTCACATGACGTGCATGTAACGGTAAAGCGACGACCTCATCCTCCCTAACCGAACCTTAACTGACCGGCCATGTGATCGAGGGGGGCGGTCGAGGTGATTCTTACCAACATGCGGAGACATTCCATGCGTTCCAAGTTGCTCGCGGTAGCGATTGCTGCCGGTTTGGGCGTTACCAGTTTTTACGCCAGTGCCGATCCGGCGCCGGCTAGCCAGTCTTCCAAGACCAGCTCGACTTCTACCCAGAATGCAGAAATCGAGGCGCTGAAGGCCCAGTTGCAGGCGCTTCAGGCCAAGGTGGTCGAGCTGGAGCAGCGCACGGACGCTCAGTCCGATATCAACGTCTCCACCGGCCAGGCCGTGGAGCAGGTGCAGAAGACCCAGGCTGCCACGAACGATCAGATCAAGAAGTCGGCTGACAAGATCGCCTACAAGGGCGTGAACATCACGCTGGGCGGCTTCGTTGAGGCTGCGACGATCTATCGCTCGGCCAACCAGGCTGCGGATATGGCGTCGAACTTCAACACGATTCCGTTCAACAACGTCCCGACGGCTCATACCAACGAACTCCGCTTCAGCGCCCGCCAGAGCCGTCTCTCGGCCTTGGCGCAGGGTGATGTGGATCCGCAGACGCATCTGGCCGGCTATTTCGAACTCGACTTCCTGGGCGCTGCGCAGACCGCGAACTCGAACGAGAGCAACTCCTACAATCCGCGCATTCGCAACGTCTACATGACCGCGGATTGGGACAATGGCGGCTGGCACCTGCTGGCTGGCCAGAACTGGTCGCTGGTCACGCTCAACAGCAAGGGCATCACCCCGCGCACCGAGCTGACCCCGCCGCAGATCGATGCGCAGTACATCCCCGGCTTCAGCTGGACGCGTCAGCCGCAGATCCGCCTGGTCAAGGATTGGAACAAGGAGTGGTGGCTGGGTATCTCGCTCGAGAACCCGCAGACCACGTTCTACACCAGCCCGAACCAGGCCAAGGCGCCGGTGCAGTCGGTGTACAACATTGCAGCTGGCTCGGGCTTCAACTCGGCCAACACGCTGTCGCTCAACCACATCCCCGATGTGGTCGTGAAGCTGGCCGTGGATCCTGGCTTCGGTCATTACGAACTGTTCGGCCTCGGCCGTGCGTTCTATAACCGCTACAACGGTTCGAACCAGGACACCTACGGCGGCGGCGTCGGCATCGGCATGGTCCTGCCGCTGATCGACAAGCAGCTCGACTGGCAGTTCTCGGGCATGACCGGCAAGGGCATTGGCCGTTACGGCAGCTCGCAGATGCCGGACGTGACCTTCAGCCCGAATGGCAACCTCGCGCCGATCAAGCAGAACATGCTGCTGACGGGTCTGACCTGGCACGCCAATTCCGACATCGACGTCTATCTGTTCGGTGGCCGTGAAGCGCAGTTCAAGAAGGACTTCCTGTACAAGGGCGCCGCGCTCGGCCTGGGCAACCCGGCTTACAACAACAGCGGTTGCGAAATTGAAGGCGGTACCTGCGTAGGCAACAGCCGCCAGATCTGGCAGGGCACGGCAGGCTTCTGGTGGAAGTTCTACCAGGGCAAGTTCGGCAAGATGCAGTTCGGTATGCAGTACTCGCACACCGATCGCGAAGCCTTCGCTGGTCAGGGCTACGTCAACAACGTGCTGGTCAACGGTGCAGCGACGCCGTCTGCCAAGGAAAACATGTTCTTCACCAGCTTCCGCTACTACCCGTTCTAAGCGGTACGGCTATCGCAAGGGAGTTCGACCCAGGGATGGAGAAACGGCGGGCAAGATGCCCGCCGTTTCTGTTTTTCCGCCAGGCTCTCGCGTGACGCGTCCGTCAACGGGCCGAGGCGGCGCTTGCCGTCATCGCGGTATCGCTGTTGGGCAAATCGCTGCGGTCCCAGCCACCGCCCAGCGCACGGATCAGATCCACACTGGCCTGCAGGCGGCGCGTGCGCACCTGCTCGGCGCTGCGTTCGGCCTGCAGCGTGGCGGTCTGCGCACTGACCACGTCGAGATAGTTCACCGCACCTTCGCGATAGCGGTTGGTGGCGATCGTCTGCGAATCACGGGCGGAGCTGGCCGCGTCGTCCTGTTCCTGCGCTTCCTTGCCGAGCTGCTGCAAAAGAGTGAGGTTGTCTTCCACCTGTTGAAATGCGCCCAGCACGGTTTCCCGATATTGGCCCGCCGCCGCGTCGAGATTGGCCTGTGCCGCCTGGACCTTGGCGTGCCTGAGGCCGCCGTCGAACAGGCTCATGGCCAGGTCCGGGCCCAGCGCCCAGTAGCGGTTGCCCGCGCTGAGCAGGCTGCCCATGCCCGTGTTTTGCCAACCAAATACGGCGGAAAGACTCAGCCTGGGGAAGAACGCGGCACGCGCAACGCCAATCTGCGCGTTGGCGGCGAACACGCGCCGTTCCGAGGCCGCGATGTCAGGGCGTCGTTGCAGCAATAGCGAAGGCACGCCCAGCGGTATCGACGGTACGTTCATCGGTGTTTCGGACGGCGGCAGCGAGAAGCTGGACGCGGATTCGCCGACCAGGCTGGCAATCGCGTGTTCGGTGAGTGCGCGCTGCGCACCGACTTCGGACACTTGGGCCATGGCGTCGGACCATTGCGTTTTCGCGCGGCTGACATCGAGGCCGGAGGCGACGCCACCTTGGAAACGGCGCTGGGTGAGATCGAGGCCCTGGCGATACGCGTCCAGTGTGTCCTTGAGGATGCGTGCCTGCACGTCGTAGCCACGCAGGCGCACGTACTGGTCGGCCAGTTGCGCCTCCAGGCTCAGCTTGACCGAGGCGAGATCGCCGGCCGCCGCCGCCTCGTCCGCCTTGCCGGCGGCGACTTCGTTGCGCACGCGCCCCCACAGGTCCAACTCGTAGCTGGCGCCAAAACCCAGGGTATTCGCGCTGTACTCGTTCGGCTGGTTGCTGCCGCGTAGAGGACGATTGTCGGACTGGCGGTTGCGCAGGGTGCTGGCCTCCACGCCCAGGTGGGGATACAGGTCCGAGCGCACTTCGCCCACCACCGCGCGTGCGGCGTCATAGCGGGCCAGCGCCACCGACAAACTGGGGTTGGCCGCATCGAGCTGCCTTTCCAGTCGATCCAGCTCGGCATTGTCGTACACCGACCACCACGGTCCGCGCGAGGCGGTGTCGGCGGGTTGTGCTGGCGACCACAGGCCATCCTGGGTCTGGCCCGCATACGCGGCGGGCAAGGGGTCAAGGCCCGGCTTTTGATAGGTGGGCGCCAGCGAACAGGCGGGTAGCGCAGCCACCGCAGCAAGCGGCAGCAAGCGCCGCAGCGCCAGGGCCAAGGTTGGGTTCATGCGTGTCATGGGCTCACTCCACCCTGGCCTTGCCGCCAGTCGCGTCGGCATTGGCTGCCACCTGTACGCGGTCACCCTGCATCAGCGAATCCGACGGATGGTTGATGATACGGTCGCCGGGGCGCAGGCCCTGGTCGATCTGCAGGCGATCACCCATATCCATGGCGATATGCACATCACGCAGCTGCACCTTGCCGTCCTGCCCGAGCACCGCGACCTGCGGTCCCTGCGCGCGGAAGATCAGTACCGTGGCGGGCACCGTCATGGTGTGGCTGTGGCTGTTCAACGGCAGGTGCACCTCGGCATAGGCGCCGGGCAGCAAGCCGCCCTTGCTGTTGTCCACTTCGAATTGCGCGAGCAAGGTACCCGAGGCCTGGTTGACCGCGCCCGAATTGCCGATCAGCTGGCCGCTGAACAGTTCGCCCGGATGATCGGGAACGTCCAGCTGCACGCTCATGCCCGGCTTGATCGAATCGGCATAACCCTGCGGCACTTCCACATACAGGCGCATGCGACGCGTGTCGGAGATGGTGAACAACGGCGCGCTGTTGTCGTTGGTGGCGCTGATCAGGTCGCCGATGTCCGTATTGCGCGCCGTCACGGTGCCGGCAAACGGCGCGGTGATGTGCTTGAACGTCTCCATGGCGGCGATGCGATCGACATCGGCTTGCGCCGCCAGCACGTTGGCCTGGGCTGCCTCGGCTTCGCCGGCCTTTTCGTCCGCCTCCTGCTTGGAGACGGAGTTGGAGGTGAGCAGGTTCTTCCAGCGCTTGTCGGTCAAGGCGGCGAGACGCGCATTGGCCCTGGCGCGTGCGAGGCCGGCCTTGGCCTGTTCGAACTGCTGATCGAGTTCCGGCGTGTCGATCTCCGCCAGGGTTTCGCCCGCGTTGACCTGGCTGCCGATGTCGCGGGCCCAGCTCTTCACATAGCCGCCGACACGCGCGTGGATGGGGGCGCTGATCCATGCATCCAGATGGCCAGGTAAGGTGGTGGCCTGTTGGCCCGCGCCGACATCCGGTTCGATCCATTGCACGCTGGGAATCACCTGGGCATCGGTCCACTTGACCACGCGGTGGTAGTCATACGCGCGTACCGAAATGCCGGCGATGGTGGCGAGCAAGGCTGCGCCCAGGCCGAAGCGCACGGCACGGCCCAGTTTCGGCGGTCGCTGCGGCGTGGCAACGGGGGCGTCATGCGACATGGACGGGTTCTCCAAGCAGGGAATCGGTGGATGCCTGGGCCTGCTCGCGGCCGTGCACGAGGCTGAAGATCACCGGCACGAACAGCAGGGTGGCGAAGGTGGCGAACAGCAGGCCGCCGATCACGGCACGGCCCAGCGGCGAGTTCTGTTCCTGGCTCAGTGCCATCGGCAGCATGCCGATGATCATCGCCAGCGCCGTCATGCAGACCGGACGGAAACGCGTGAAGCCCGCTTCGAGCGCGGCTTTCACCGCGTCGCCATGTTCGGCGAGGCGTTCGCGGCAGAAACTGACCACCAGGATCGAGTTGGCGGTGGCCACGCCCATGCACATGATCGCGCCGGTCAGTGCCGGCACCGACAAGGTGGTGTGGGTGAGGAAGAGCATCCACACGATGCCGGCCAGCGCCGCGGGCAGGGCAGTGATGATCACGAACGGATCGAGCCAGGACTGGAAGTTCACCACGATCAACAGATAGATCAGTACGATCGCGCCGACCAGGCCGAAGATCAGGCCGCCGAACGCTTCGTTCATGGTGCCGACCTGCCCGTGCAGGCTCACCACCGTGCCCTTGGGGCGGCTCGCCGCGAACTGCGCAAGTACCTTTTGCACATCGCTGGCGACAGCGCCGAGATCCCGGTCCTGTACCGAGGCGTAAATGTCGTAGGACGGCATGATGTTGTAGTGCGATACCACCGCCGCACTGGGCACGCGGGTAAACGTGGCGATGCCGCCGAGAATCTGACTGGCGCCCTTGCCGTCCGGTGTCACCGGCAGGCTGGCCACGTCGGCCATGCTGTCCATCTTGTACTGCGGCGTGGCGGCGACAATCGGATACGACACGCCGCTCTTCGGATTCAGCCAGAACGCGGGCGCCACCTGCGAACTGCCGGCCAGCGAGGCGACCATGCTGTTGGTGACGTCGCGCTCGGTAATGCCCAGTTCGTCGGCACGCGTGCGATTGACCTGCACGTTGAGCTGCGGATAGCTGGTGCTCTGCTGCAGCCGCACGTCGGCGATGCCGGGCACGGAACGCAGGCGCTTCATGATCTCCATCGCATAGGCCTGGTTGGCGGCGAGGTCGCGACCGGCGATGGAGACGTCCAGCGGTGCCGGTGCGCCGAAGTTGAGGATCTGCGAGCTCATGTCGGCCGGCAGGAAGGCGAACTGGGTGCCCGGGAATTCGCGCGGAAGGCGTGCACGCAGTTGCTTGACGAAGTCGGCCGTAGGCGCGTGATCTTCCTTCAGCGCCACCTGGATGTCGCCGTCCTGCGGGCCGATGGTGCCGCTGCTGTTGTAGACCATGTTCACGCCGCTGAGCGGCAAGCCGATGTTGTCGATCACCGTAGCCAGCTGATCCGGCGGGATGACCTTGCGGATGGCCGCTTCGATGTGATCGAACTCGGCCGCGGTCTCTTCCACCCGCGTCCCCATGGGCGCACGTACATGCAGGGCAATCGAACCGGCATCGACGTCGGGAAAGAAGTCGCGTCCCAGCAGCGGTACCAGGGCGAACGATGCCAGCACGAAGCCCAGGAAGCCGAGGATGAAGCGACGGCGATGGGCGAGCGCGATGGTCAGCGTGGCGTGGTAGAGGTCACGGACCTGGGCGAAGCGGTGTTCGAAGCGCTGTTGGAACGACACCATGGCGGCGACCAGCGCGTTGCGACGACGCGGCGGGTGTTGATCGCCCTCATGGTGGTTGATGTAGGCATCTTCGGGATGGTCGCCGGCGCCCGTTTCGAGGTGATGCGGCTTCAGCAAATACATCGCCAGGGTCGGCACCAGGGTGCGCGACAGGATGAAGGACGACACCATGGCGAAGATCACCGCCAGCGCCATCGGCCGGAACAGGAAGCCGGCGATGCCGTCGAGCATGAACATCGGCACGAACACGATGCAGATGCACAGCAGCGAGACGAAGGCAGGCGTCACGATCTGCCTGGCGCCATCCATGATGGCGGTATGCACGTCCTTGCCCTGTTCCAGATGCCAGTTGATGTTCTCGATGGTCACCGTGGCATCGTCGACCAGGATGCCGACAGCCAAGGCCAGGCCGCCCAGCGTCATCACGTTCAGCGTTTGACCGGTGGCCGAGAGCAGGGCGAGCGCCGACAGGATCGACAACGGAATCGATACCGCGATGATCACCGTCGAGCGCCAGCTGCCCAGGAAGACCAGGATCATCACCGAGGTGAGCAGGGCGGCAATGATGCCTTCGCGCGCCACCGACGTGATGGCGGCTTTGACGAAGATGGACTGGTCGCCGAGCAAGGAGATCTTCAGCGTATTCGGCAAGGACTCCTTCAACAGCGGCAGCAGTTGCTTGATGCCGGCCACCACGGCGAGCGTGGACGCATCGCCGACTTTCAACGCCGGCATCAGCACCGCGCGATGGCCATCTACGCGCACCACATTGGTCTGCGGCGCGGCGCCATCGCGCACGTGGGCCACCTCGCCCATGGTGATGGTGGCGCCGTGAATCGTCTTCACCGGCAGCTGGTTGAGCTCGTCGATCGCCTCGGGACTGTTGTTGAGCTGGACGTGATACTCATAGGTGCCGATCTTGGCCGTGCCCACCGGAATGATCTGGTTTTGCGCGGCCAGCGCATTGCTCACGTCCTGTGCCGACAAGCCCTTCGCCGCCAGCGCCTGCGGATCCAGGTCCAGGGTGACCTGGCGCTGCGCGCCGCCATACGGTGTGGGGACGGCCACCCCAGGCACCGAGGTCAGCGTCGGGCGCATCAGGTTCAGGCCGAGGTCGAGGATTTTCGACTCGGACAGCTCCTTGCTCGACAGCGCCATCTGCAGGATGGGTACGGTGGACGCGTTGTAGTTGAGAATCAGCGGCGGCGTAATGCCCGGCGGCATCTGCTTCAGCACCGTCTGCGAGATCGAGGTGACCTGCGCGGTCGCGGTGCGGATATCCACGCCCGGCTGGAAGAATATCTTGACGATCCCCATGCCGGGCAGCGACTGCGATTCGATGTGCTCGATGTTGTTGACCGAGGTGCTTAGCTGGCGCTCGTAGTAGTAGACAACGCGGCCCGACATCTGATCGGGCGGCAGGCCGTTGTACGACCACACCACGCTGATCACCGGAATGCCGATGTTGGGAAAGATATCGGTGGGTGTACGAAACGCGGCCAGCGGGCCGGCGATAAGAATCAGCACCGCCAGCACGATGAAGGTGAGCGGTCGAGACAGGGCGATGCGGACGAGACCAAGCATGGGACGGTTCCGGCTATACGTCGGCACGATGGCGCCGCGGCGTGACGGCTATGCCGTCACATCGAAAAGTGCTGAGCGGGAGAAGAGGCGCTAGCGGGGTGGCCCGGAACGTGTTGAGTTGCTGCGGCGGATCGTCATGTCATGGCTCGATGCTGGGCGTGAGGCCGATACGGCCATGATGGCAAGCCAATCTTGTGGAAACCTTTTGGGGGGCTAGCAGGCTCCTTCTCCCCGCAGAGGAGAAGGTTGGGATGAGGGGCGGGTGTTCGCGATCGCGCGTTGTCCGAACGTTGCCGCCAGCTTGCCGCTTACGCAGCGGGCGTTTCGATCGCCTGCCGGCGCTCGAGTCACTTTTCTTTTGCTGGCCCAAAAGAAAAGTAACCCAAAGAAAACGGCCTTAAGAGCTGGTAGCACTCCGTGGGATAGAAGCGTTGGAAGGTTCCCGCGAGCCAATAGCTGGTCGCCCACGGCGAGACACAGCGGCTACCCCGCAACGCGCCAAAGCGGTGAGGACTTAAGGCAGGGTCGGCCAAGGGGCGTGACGCTTGCGGTATCCGGGTGCGCAGATGGCCACCGCACCACCCACGCTTTAAACCCTCTGCGCCACGGCGCGTTGCGGTGTAGCCGCGGTGTGTAGGCCGTGGGCCGCCACTCATTCGGCTGGCCACGCCCGTCAGGCTCGTATCCCACGCCATGCTATGAGCTCTCAAGGCCATTTTCTTTGGGTTACTTTTCTTTTGGGCCAGCAAAAGAAAAGTGACCCGGACCGCGGCAGCGGTTCGGAACGCCCGCTGCGTAAGCGGCAAGCTGGCGATATCGCTAATAGATGCGCCATCGCAAGCACCCGCCCCTCATCCCAACCTTATCCTCGAAAGGGAGAAGGAGCGAGAGGCTCGGCGCTCAAAGGGGCGATCGAAACGTCTGCTTCGCAAGCGACGACGCTGGGCTATCGCTCCATCGCAAGCACCATCCAAAAAAGCAAAGAGGTCCTCAACCCGGCTCAGCCCCCATACGAATGCGCACCAGCAACCCCCGCCCCAGCGGGGATTCCAGCAGTTCGATCGAGGCATCGTGCAGCTCGATCGCGCGCTGCACGATACTCAAGCCCAGGCCAAAGCCCCGGGTGGCGCTTTCCACTTCGCGATGGAAGCGCTGGAACACCGCCTGGCGCCGCCCCTCCGGTATACCGGGGCCGTTGTCGCAAATGTCGATCACCGCCTGCTCGCCCTCGCGCCGGATGGCCACCTCGACCTGGCCTGCATCCTCGGTGTAGCGCAGCGCATTCTCGATCAGATTGCGGAACATCGCGGTCAAGGCCACTTCATGTCCCAGCACCATCAGCGGCGTGTCGTCGTGGTTGAGAGCGAAGGCGATATCTTTCTCTGCGATCAGCGGCGCCAGCTCCTCGATGACCTCGATGGCGAGGCGGGTCAGGTCCAGCAGGGCTCGCTGTTGGGAAGCTGCGCCTGCTTCAAGTCGCGCCATCGCCAGGATCTGTTCGATGCGTCGCCCCAGGCGCGCCATGCTTTGCTGCGCGTGGCGGACCGTGAACTCGATCTCGGCCTGATCGTCGGTGATCATCGCGCTTTCCAGGTGGATCATGGTGGCGGCCAGGGGGGTGCGCAGTTCGTGCGCCACATCGGTGGCGAAGCGATGCTCGCGTTCCAGTGCGTCTTCCAGGCGTTCCAGCTGCTGGTTCAGCGCCGCGATCAGGGGCTTGATCTCCTGTGGTGCATAGTTGAGCGGCATCGGCCTGCGGCTGCCCGGGGTGCGCCGGTCCAGCAACTGGGTCAGCAAGGCCACCGGACGCAATCCGCGCTTGACCGCAAAGCTCACCAGCAAGGCGAGCAGCGGGAGGCCGATCAAGAGGGGCAAGGTGTGCTCGATCACCAGGCCGCGCGCGATATCCAGGCGGTTGTCGGCACGTTCCCCAATGCGGATGACCAGGTTGGCGCGGTTTTGCAGGGTAAACATGCGCCACAGCCCGCCATCGTGCTGGATGTCGCGGAAGCCGCGCTCGTCGCTGGTGGGCGGTGGCAGGTCGGCCAGGTTCGAGGTGGCGGCAATCAGCTCGCCTTGCGGGTCATATGCCTGGAAACCCACTTCGGGTTCGTAATTGTGAGGATGCACCGAGACCACGACGCCGTGATGATGACCATCGCCGCTTTGCGGAATGCCGGGCAGGTCGGCCTCATGCAGTGGCAGCTGGCCATGGGCGATCAAGGTGCCCAGGGTGCGGCCGGCCTGGGCCAGGCGGCCGTCCAGCAACTCGTTCATCTCGCGCAGTTCGCGGCGATAGCTGATCCAGCCAAGCGGGATCAGCACGACCACCATCACGGCGATGATCAGCAGGGTCAGGCGCGTGCGAAGGCTGGCGGTGTGTGGCGTCATTTGGGTTCGCGCGGAATCATGTAACCAATACCGCGTACGGTATGGATCACCTCGGTGCTCAGCTTGCGTCTCAGCCAATGCACCTGGACTTCGATGGCATTGCGCTCGACGACGGTGTCGAGGCCGTAGACCGAGTTTTCCAGCGTCTCCCGGCGCACGATACGTCCCGCGCGCTCCATCAGCACGCGCAGCACGCCGAATTCACGGCGGGTCAGGCTCACACGTTCGCCGCGAAACTCCGCTTCGGCGGTGGCCAGATTGAGGCGCAAGCTGCCCACTTCCACCAGGTTGTCGGCCAGTCCCTGGGTGCGCCGCGTCAGTGAGCGGATACGTGCGGCCAGTTCGCCGAGATGAAATGGCTTCACCAGGTAATCGTCGGCACCCAGGTCCAGTCCGCGTATGCGCATTTCAAGCGCGTCGCGTGCCGTCATGACCAGTACGGGGGTTTTCACACCTGAGCGGCGTGCCTCGGCGAGGACTTCCAGACCGTCCTTGCCGGGCAAGCCCAGGTCCAGCAAAACGAGGTCGACCGGGTCGCCACGCAAGGCCTGCGTGGCCTCGCGCCCGTCGCGCAGCCAGGTCACCGCGTAGGACTGCTGCTCCAGCGCATGCTTGATGGCCGCACCCAGCTCGGCATCGTCTTCTACCAGCAGGATATGCATGCCATTACACCTGTCTCGGCCCGGGGGGAGCGCGGCACGAGCCATCGCCCGTCGCCATGATCCGCAACCATCCTTTTGTGGATCTTTTGCCGACGTTGCGGGCGCCAGACGCCGTCACGTTGGCGCGTGAGATGCGTCCCGTCAATCGTCGCGGTGGCGGGTGATCCCCCAAAAAGAAAGACGGCGGGCTGCTGTCCGCCGTCTTTCGCCCTGTAATGGCGCCTAAGGAGGGCGCCGCTGGAAACGCTATGCTACTGCGAGTCGTCCTCAGTGCGGCTTCGTTTGCGCGGCAGCAACGATGGCGTTGCGAAGGTCAGTGGGGCTCAAGGCAACGCCCTGAGACTCATCGATGGCTACGGCCTTCATTGACTGCGGTTTCAGCGTGAGATGACGTTGCGCCTCCCAGGCGGCGGCCTGCTGCTGGGCGAGCGCGAAGTCCTCAGGGGTGGTTCCAACGAAGCCGACTACGGCGTAACCACCGGCCATATCGACGGTGTAGGTCTCAACAGCAGAGGCATGTGCCTGACCGAGGCAGGCGACACCCAATGCAATGACGGTGGGGATGATCAAGCGTTTCATGGTGTTCACCTCGCTGACGGGGGGCTTCCGGGGGAGGCTTAACCTTAGGCTCCTGCACCCTTTTAAGCTTGATGAACCTGCGTGAAAGTTTGAGGGATTCGTGATGTTTGGGGGCCTTTAAAGCGTCATCCGTGCCACAAGTCATGCATTTTCAAGCGGCAGTTGTCTTGTCTTTGTAACGGCACAGATCACGAATGACGCATTGGGGACAATCGGGCTTGCGCGCCTTGCAGACGTAACGGCCGTGCAGAATCAACCAGTGATGTGCGTCCTGCTTGAATTGCGCAGGAATCACCTTCTCAAGCTTGTCTTCTACGGCGCGCACATCCTTGCCTGGCGCAAGACCGGTGCGATTGGCCACGCGAAAGATATGTGTGTCGACCGCAATGGTCGGATGGCCGAATGCCGTGTTGAGCACGACGTTGGCGGTCTTGCGTCCGACGCCGGGCAGGGCTTCCAGTGCTTCACGTGCATCGGGTACGTCGCTGTCGTACTGGTCGACGAGAATGCGACATAGTGCGATCACATTCTTGGCCTTGCTGTTGAACAGGCCGATCGTGCTGATATAGCGCTTGAGCTCATCCTCGCCGAGATCGAGGATCGCCTGCGGCGTGTTAGCAACGGGATAAAGCTTTTTTGTCGCCTTGTTCACACCGACATCGGTGGCCTGCGCGGACAGCACTACGGCGATCAGTAGTTCGAAGGGTGTGGTGTAGACCAGCTCGGTCGTTGGGTGTGGATCGATTTCGCGCAAACGGGTGAACAACTCGACGATATCCGCGCGTTTCACGAAACGTTTCCTTGTTGTTTGGCGCGCGCTCGCGCAAGTGCGGCCAGCACCGGGTTGCTCTGGGTGGCAGCGGCATCCACCGCTGCCTTCCGCGCCACCAGCTCAGCGTCTCGCTGCGCCTGATCACGCGCCAGTCGTGCTTCCCGTTGCTGAAAGTGCCTGCGCGCAGCATCTGCGTGTGCCGGGTCGTTCACCTGTGCGAGCGGCATGGCTTCGAGCACGATGCAGTCGACCGGGCAGGCCGGTACACAGAGCTCGCAGCCGGTGCAGTCATCGGCGATGACTGTATGCATCAGCTTGGCGGAACCGACGATGGCGTCGACCGGGCACGCCTGAATGCATTTGGTGCAGCCAATGCAATCGGCCTCGACGATGCGGGCCAGCGTGCGTGGCTTTTCCAGGCCATGCTCGGGGTCGAGCGGCAATTCGGGCACGTCCAGCAACGCCGCGAGCCGGGCGATGCCAGCGGCACCGCCCGGCGGGCACTGATTGATCTGCGCTTCGCCGCGTGCGATTGCGTCCGCGTAAGGGCGGCAGCCGTGATAGCCGCATTGCTCGCACTGGGTCTGCGGCAGCAAGGCGTCGATGCGATCGGCTAGCGACATGTTCGTTATGGGATCAGCGGACGGTGGCACCCGGCTTGGCACCCTGGTCTGCGTCGAGCAGGAACAGGTCGCCACCGCCTTCGCCAGCCGACAGGATCATGCCTTCCGAC is a window encoding:
- a CDS encoding efflux transporter outer membrane subunit; this translates as MTRMNPTLALALRRLLPLAAVAALPACSLAPTYQKPGLDPLPAAYAGQTQDGLWSPAQPADTASRGPWWSVYDNAELDRLERQLDAANPSLSVALARYDAARAVVGEVRSDLYPHLGVEASTLRNRQSDNRPLRGSNQPNEYSANTLGFGASYELDLWGRVRNEVAAGKADEAAAAGDLASVKLSLEAQLADQYVRLRGYDVQARILKDTLDAYRQGLDLTQRRFQGGVASGLDVSRAKTQWSDAMAQVSEVGAQRALTEHAIASLVGESASSFSLPPSETPMNVPSIPLGVPSLLLQRRPDIAASERRVFAANAQIGVARAAFFPRLSLSAVFGWQNTGMGSLLSAGNRYWALGPDLAMSLFDGGLRHAKVQAAQANLDAAAGQYRETVLGAFQQVEDNLTLLQQLGKEAQEQDDAASSARDSQTIATNRYREGAVNYLDVVSAQTATLQAERSAEQVRTRRLQASVDLIRALGGGWDRSDLPNSDTAMTASAASAR
- a CDS encoding efflux RND transporter periplasmic adaptor subunit, which gives rise to MSHDAPVATPQRPPKLGRAVRFGLGAALLATIAGISVRAYDYHRVVKWTDAQVIPSVQWIEPDVGAGQQATTLPGHLDAWISAPIHARVGGYVKSWARDIGSQVNAGETLAEIDTPELDQQFEQAKAGLARARANARLAALTDKRWKNLLTSNSVSKQEADEKAGEAEAAQANVLAAQADVDRIAAMETFKHITAPFAGTVTARNTDIGDLISATNDNSAPLFTISDTRRMRLYVEVPQGYADSIKPGMSVQLDVPDHPGELFSGQLIGNSGAVNQASGTLLAQFEVDNSKGGLLPGAYAEVHLPLNSHSHTMTVPATVLIFRAQGPQVAVLGQDGKVQLRDVHIAMDMGDRLQIDQGLRPGDRIINHPSDSLMQGDRVQVAANADATGGKARVE
- a CDS encoding efflux RND transporter permease subunit, with the translated sequence MLGLVRIALSRPLTFIVLAVLILIAGPLAAFRTPTDIFPNIGIPVISVVWSYNGLPPDQMSGRVVYYYERQLSTSVNNIEHIESQSLPGMGIVKIFFQPGVDIRTATAQVTSISQTVLKQMPPGITPPLILNYNASTVPILQMALSSKELSESKILDLGLNLMRPTLTSVPGVAVPTPYGGAQRQVTLDLDPQALAAKGLSAQDVSNALAAQNQIIPVGTAKIGTYEYHVQLNNSPEAIDELNQLPVKTIHGATITMGEVAHVRDGAAPQTNVVRVDGHRAVLMPALKVGDASTLAVVAGIKQLLPLLKESLPNTLKISLLGDQSIFVKAAITSVAREGIIAALLTSVMILVFLGSWRSTVIIAVSIPLSILSALALLSATGQTLNVMTLGGLALAVGILVDDATVTIENINWHLEQGKDVHTAIMDGARQIVTPAFVSLLCICIVFVPMFMLDGIAGFLFRPMALAVIFAMVSSFILSRTLVPTLAMYLLKPHHLETGAGDHPEDAYINHHEGDQHPPRRRNALVAAMVSFQQRFEHRFAQVRDLYHATLTIALAHRRRFILGFLGFVLASFALVPLLGRDFFPDVDAGSIALHVRAPMGTRVEETAAEFDHIEAAIRKVIPPDQLATVIDNIGLPLSGVNMVYNSSGTIGPQDGDIQVALKEDHAPTADFVKQLRARLPREFPGTQFAFLPADMSSQILNFGAPAPLDVSIAGRDLAANQAYAMEIMKRLRSVPGIADVRLQQSTSYPQLNVQVNRTRADELGITERDVTNSMVASLAGSSQVAPAFWLNPKSGVSYPIVAATPQYKMDSMADVASLPVTPDGKGASQILGGIATFTRVPSAAVVSHYNIMPSYDIYASVQDRDLGAVASDVQKVLAQFAASRPKGTVVSLHGQVGTMNEAFGGLIFGLVGAIVLIYLLIVVNFQSWLDPFVIITALPAALAGIVWMLFLTHTTLSVPALTGAIMCMGVATANSILVVSFCRERLAEHGDAVKAALEAGFTRFRPVCMTALAMIIGMLPMALSQEQNSPLGRAVIGGLLFATFATLLFVPVIFSLVHGREQAQASTDSLLGEPVHVA
- a CDS encoding sensor histidine kinase, which encodes MTPHTASLRTRLTLLIIAVMVVVLIPLGWISYRRELREMNELLDGRLAQAGRTLGTLIAHGQLPLHEADLPGIPQSGDGHHHGVVVSVHPHNYEPEVGFQAYDPQGELIAATSNLADLPPPTSDERGFRDIQHDGGLWRMFTLQNRANLVIRIGERADNRLDIARGLVIEHTLPLLIGLPLLALLVSFAVKRGLRPVALLTQLLDRRTPGSRRPMPLNYAPQEIKPLIAALNQQLERLEDALEREHRFATDVAHELRTPLAATMIHLESAMITDDQAEIEFTVRHAQQSMARLGRRIEQILAMARLEAGAASQQRALLDLTRLAIEVIEELAPLIAEKDIAFALNHDDTPLMVLGHEVALTAMFRNLIENALRYTEDAGQVEVAIRREGEQAVIDICDNGPGIPEGRRQAVFQRFHREVESATRGFGLGLSIVQRAIELHDASIELLESPLGRGLLVRIRMGAEPG
- a CDS encoding response regulator; amino-acid sequence: MHILLVEDDAELGAAIKHALEQQSYAVTWLRDGREATQALRGDPVDLVLLDLGLPGKDGLEVLAEARRSGVKTPVLVMTARDALEMRIRGLDLGADDYLVKPFHLGELAARIRSLTRRTQGLADNLVEVGSLRLNLATAEAEFRGERVSLTRREFGVLRVLMERAGRIVRRETLENSVYGLDTVVERNAIEVQVHWLRRKLSTEVIHTVRGIGYMIPREPK
- the nth gene encoding endonuclease III, whose product is MKRADIVELFTRLREIDPHPTTELVYTTPFELLIAVVLSAQATDVGVNKATKKLYPVANTPQAILDLGEDELKRYISTIGLFNSKAKNVIALCRILVDQYDSDVPDAREALEALPGVGRKTANVVLNTAFGHPTIAVDTHIFRVANRTGLAPGKDVRAVEDKLEKVIPAQFKQDAHHWLILHGRYVCKARKPDCPQCVIRDLCRYKDKTTAA